Within Salinicoccus sp. RF5, the genomic segment GTGCCGAACACCCACAGCAGGAGCAGGAGCACGAAGGTGCAGGCCATCACGATCTCGCCGCGGGTCATGGAGCCCATGGTCTTGAGGTCCCGGCGTGCCATGGCCGGTGCTTCCGGGGTCTCCTTGAGCGTGGGCGGGTAGATCTTCATGAGCAGCCACGGCACGGCGGCCAGGCTGACCAGGCCGGGGACCAGGGCGGCGAGGGCCCACTGACCCCAGGAGATCTCCACCCCGAGCT encodes:
- a CDS encoding anion permease; protein product: VQDSTPDTDESRRRLGSYLTFTAAHVNVITSAMFITAMAGNPLAVDAAAKLGVEISWGQWALAALVPGLVSLAAVPWLLMKIYPPTLKETPEAPAMARRDLKTMGSMTRGEIVMACTFVLLLLLWVFGT